The DNA window tttatataaattagtaATAAACACGTGCATACGCACGAGTTTTAGTAtggtacgcgcatttgtttacataatatatttattttaaataaaagattaaaaaaaaataaaattatatatatatttaaatcaataatagatttttttgtatataaaaatatttaaattaataataaattttttccgtatacaaatattatttatgtttagatatcatttacaaaaatatttagatcaatagtaacttttcgtatataaaaatatttaggtcaataatacattttttttcaGTATATAAAAATAGCatcgtttataaaaatacatggatcaaatatattttaccccatacataaatattattttttgtatgcatcatttataaaattatttagattagTAGTAGTAATAAAATTTGACTTTGACCCATAACAAACATTTGACACATAATTAGACtaataacatatatattttaaaaactaatttacttgtgaattaaaaaaagagaataataatCATGCACCTAAAGTGTATAATTATTTTACACAtgtaaaaagtaaattttggacaCAAAATATCCCTAAAATGGTACAATTTTGTTGCAAAAAGTAAATTTTAgacataaaatattattttcttatattatagattttatATATGTCAAAATATTATTTTGCAACAACTATTTGCTAGATCAACCTTTCACTACATCTTTTTTCGATCTCAACAGTTAAGTTTCTTCATTTAATTTATAAGAAAACTAACTAGTTACAAAAATGTTTATTCATTCTTAGGTCTGAGCTTAAGAATGCGATTCGAGAAGGGGGTGTACCATTCGACAGAGTTTATGGCACACATGCTTTTGATTATCCAAGTTTGGACACGAGGTTTAACCAAGTTTTCAACACAGGTATGATCAATCATACCAAAGTAGTTATGAAGAAGATTCTTGAATGCTACAAAGGTTTTGATAATGTAAAAAAGCTTGTGGATGTTGGAGGTGGTCTTGGGGTCAACATTAACTCAGTCACTTCCAAATACCCTCATATTAAGGGTATTAATTTCGACTTGCCTCATGTCATAGAACATGCTCCTTCTTATCCAGGTATTATGACCTTTTACATGTTGCTTATCATAAAGAAGAAAGTTGTTTTACTCAATATCAAATAGGGTATATAAGAGTTGGTAAATCTACTTGATGTTGACAGGAGTTGAACATATTGGTGGAGATATGTTTGAAAGTGTGCCTAAAGGAGATGCTATCTTTATGAAGGTGGGTGAATTTATATGAATTGTTGATGCTTTCATAAGTGTGAATAATTGAATACATtgttaaatctttttattttgaaatgacATGATCAATGTGTATATAAAATTTTTAGTGGATACTTCATGATTGGAGCGATGAGCATTGCTTAAAGCTTTTGAAGAATTGTTATGATGCTATTCCTGATGATGGAAAGGTGATTGTTTTGGAGGCACTTCTTCCTATTATACCTAAAAATGGATATGGTTCCAAGTGTATCTCTCAATTGGATGTTTTGATGATGACTCTAAATCCAGGTGGAAAAGAACGAAGTAAGCAAGAATTTGAAGATTTGGCAACAAGAGTTGGATTTAGTGGCATCAAATATGAATGTTGTGTTCGTAACTTTTGGATTATGGAGTTTTTTAAATAaagagtgttgttgttgttgttatatgaAACTTGATTTCTGCTGGTGTTACTTGTTTGTTATATTACTATAAATATATTTCATGTgtgctttttttaaaaattattttatacgtGTTGTAGATGTtggaaaataaatcaaattatttaTGCATCATTTatgaaaatttaatttaaaaaagagCAACtattaagtatttatttatttttgtcaaTTGAAATTTAATATTATCTATTTTTCTTCAAGCGATTGTGTTGAGAAAAGTACTTTGTTCTTCATATAGGGATTCTTTAACTATTTCAAAGAGTGTTAAGTGCATGCGTGAGTATGTGAATTACTAGtctgaaaaattcaaaaaaatatgtaaaatagTTCGGTTGATTAGACTTGCCAATTAATTAAGTTGTGATTTTTATAGAAGAAAATATCCTAATTGCCTACAGAAAATGTGTCTCATTCGATTATGCGAGTAATGCTTGAGGGATCCCTTTGAAGGTGtgagaaacacaagaaatgggggtttgaattgggttgtaccaaatataatcttttcacaactcaaacacaagctaacaagtgaataaaattatttttatcctgattcacTGTTAACTaagttactccagtccaccccgcAAGGTTATTTGCCTTATCCACAAGGACATAATCCACAATAAATAATCGATTATATACAACTATAATAAGTCTGATCAACCTTGTTGACAAGCCTAACAAGTCCTCTGATCCTTATTGCCAAGCCAAAAACGACCACACTAAGCCCGATCAGCCGATCCTTAATGTCAAGTTGTAGACAACCACAATAAATTTAATCAACCTTGTTTACAATCCCAACAAGTTCAACCGATCCTTATTGCGAAACCACTATGACCACAGCCAAAGCCTTCTTAAGAATCCTAACTAaacctagtctctcaaggaacctATCAACAATTGTTGATTACAAAGATGTGTATACAGAGATGCTTCTAACAAGTagattacacaatgtttaagtacaacAATACAAATTTGTTGAAAGCAAGATATGAATAAAAGCTCTTTGCTAAAAATACAAAAGTATACAAAGAATATCTCAGCAGAGTTTTTGCAGCGCTTTGGTGTAGTTTTATAGAACTGATTCGTTGTATTCAAATTCTTCCAAGTCTTCCTTTTATAGCTGAAGAATATATCCGTTGGAGGGTAGAATAAGAAACATAAAACTAGTTCTTTTGTCCCCAACGATAATGATGGGAATGACAGACAACAAGTACAAAAggatgtaagtttaagagtgcgcctaagagggagggtgaattaggactttgaaaaatTATCTTGTTTTAGTGATGAAGgatattatttttctggtttatggtgagaTAATGAAAGCAATATGGTGTAGAAAAATAAAGGACACAAGGAtctatactggttcccctcacaatccgagagtactccagtcccctttcaacatgaaagagattttactattgtttgtgacttgtacaagacctacacaaacaccaagaacaatcctcttggattttcactgagtacactaagagaacaatcctcccttaatgactcacttttttccaacaatcctggacaacaagatttcaaccaccaagaacaatcctcttggatttactaacttgattatgagaacaatcctctcactattCAAAAACCCTTTCTTCCAACAATcatggatagcaagtcaataataaccaaAATCTAGAAATATATTTGAGTAATAAAATTGATGAATATGTATCAATCACTAAGATTGATCTTACCTTccaaaaaagaaatttataaagatatattagtgctcaagtgtttatgaatgaaagagaaattttttTGAGATAATATGAAGAACACATGtagaaaaattataaataatagttGAAGCATCAAAAcacttgattttgaaaatgaatgaatataatgatgttaattgcaatggaagaggcgatttgtaatttgaaatttaatgtatttataagagCATAGCACCTTTATGAATCATGGTGAATTCATGAAAAAATATCATGAACAAATGTCATGTTAAAATAAAAAGGATTCATGAAAAGGTGTTAAAaaattgctgttttttttttttcaaatccataCAAGACTTTTTAAGTCGATTCAAATAGATACCTGACTTAACAAGTTCACagtaattttgaatttcaaataattatttaaattataaacatCATTAGATTTTGTTAAGTCAATTAACCATACCTGACTTAAAAAGTGCTGAcagctttttaaaaaaaatgttttttattttattttttattttatacatttgaatcaaagatttttatgcatgataatttttctaattatttgaaccaacctaatGCAACATCTATTGATTGATCATAgtcaataaattatatttaaaagatttaacatAATTCAagcataacaaaaaatatatttgaaagtgattttgaacacaAATGACCGATGCATGCAAGTGATTTTTTGGAGAATAGTTGAGCACAAAATTATCAATATAAAATGCATGCTTATACCTCaataaatcaagatcaatgcTAGTCTTCAAAATATATTCTTGAATTCTTTGATGATAGCTTTCAATATGATGAGTCTTGAATCATCTGAATAGATAAAATGCTTTTgaagctttttccatactttttgacatGGATAAGAACTTGAGTCTTCTTAACCTAAGTCTTTGGAGTCTTCAGAACTTATTcaatagaaccttgtcttcagagtcttcagcacttggtgtCTAGAAGTGATGTCCTTAGATCATCAAAACTCTTTcagcagaaccttgtcttcagcatCTTCAGAACTTGGGATAACATAAGCAAAGCTTTAGAATGCCTCAAAAGCTTCTTGCAAAGTCACGATTAGACACTCTTGTACTAATGCTCCTTGAAACTGTTTCATAAGAAGCATTCCAGAATCTTGACTTACTTTGTAACACATCAAAGGTATTCTTCCAGAGTGTTGAGTTTAGAACCTGATGAAGTCACACGCCTTCTTACCAGATTCAGAACTTGTTTAGaaaaagctacacactagacaaAAACAATTAGAGTACACAAATGTTCTCTAAGATACCATGGaaaattatcatcaaaactcaaggctAAATGCAGAACCAATATTGTTCTTACAATCTCCTTCTTTTTGATGATGAGAAAACCATGTACTTTGATAGAACTATTCATACAATGCAATCGCCATTagaacacaaattcagaaaagctaATCAGCTCCCTCTGAATCTGTTAATACCAAAAATTcatttatgcttgttcaaagtctCCCCTGAGCCCAAGACTCACAAAATAAATTTTGCAGTACAAAAAGTAACTTAGAGAAGGAATACTTCCCTATTGACGTCTCATCAGAGTCTGACTAAAACTGCCTGGTCTTCATCTCAAAACCTAGATTACTATTAGAACACTATGAGGTATCAAAACATGTTTAGAAATTGTCTAGATGCCTCACATCAAACATCAGAACTATAAATCTGGTTCTTCTAGAAACTTGATCATGCCACTAGAAGGTGAGAAGCATCATGTCATCAGAAGGTTCAGCACCTGAACTGTTTCCTGAATGACCCTGCCCTAGATCATGTCTTCTGAACATGTCTTAGATCATGTCTTCTTACCATGTCTTAGACCATGTCGTAGATCATGTCTTTTGACCATATCTTAGACCGATTCTTATATTATGTCTTCTTTCCATGTCTTAGACCATGTCGTTAGATCACGTCTTAGACCATGTCTTTTAAACCATGTCTTTAG is part of the Vicia villosa cultivar HV-30 ecotype Madison, WI linkage group LG2, Vvil1.0, whole genome shotgun sequence genome and encodes:
- the LOC131645931 gene encoding cathecol O-methyltransferase 1-like isoform X2, whose translation is MSNLSNGIDLNENKERTSEAEKELEDEESFSHAIQLCSSTVLPMALQSATELGVFDVLLKAGNDAQLSAHEIASRLTYEEKLGSFSRLYSMAPVARFFARDSDGVSLGPLLSLIQDKVFLASWSELKNAIREGGVPFDRVYGTHAFDYPSLDTRFNQVFNTGMINHTKVVMKKILECYKGFDNVKKLVDVGGGLGVNINSVTSKYPHIKGINFDLPHVIEHAPSYPGVEHIGGDMFESVPKGDAIFMKWILHDWSDEHCLKLLKNCYDAIPDDGKVEKNEVSKNLKIWQQELDLVASNMNVVFVTFGLWSFLNKECCCCCYMKLDFCWCYLFVILL
- the LOC131645931 gene encoding cathecol O-methyltransferase 1-like isoform X3, translated to MSNLSNGIDLNENKERTSEAEKELEDEESFSHAIQLCSSTVLPMALQSATELGVFDVLLKADEEKLGSFSRLYSMAPVARFFARDSDGVSLGPLLSLIQDKVFLASWSELKNAIREGGVPFDRVYGTHAFDYPSLDTRFNQVFNTGMINHTKVVMKKILECYKGFDNVKKLVDVGGGLGVNINSVTSKYPHIKGINFDLPHVIEHAPSYPGVEHIGGDMFESVPKGDAIFMKWILHDWSDEHCLKLLKNCYDAIPDDGKVIVLEALLPIIPKNGYGSKCISQLDVLMMTLNPGGKERSKQEFEDLATRVGFSGIKYECCVRNFWIMEFFK
- the LOC131645931 gene encoding cathecol O-methyltransferase 1-like isoform X1 produces the protein MSNLSNGIDLNENKERTSEAEKELEDEESFSHAIQLCSSTVLPMALQSATELGVFDVLLKAGNDAQLSAHEIASRLTYEEKLGSFSRLYSMAPVARFFARDSDGVSLGPLLSLIQDKVFLASWSELKNAIREGGVPFDRVYGTHAFDYPSLDTRFNQVFNTGMINHTKVVMKKILECYKGFDNVKKLVDVGGGLGVNINSVTSKYPHIKGINFDLPHVIEHAPSYPGVEHIGGDMFESVPKGDAIFMKWILHDWSDEHCLKLLKNCYDAIPDDGKVIVLEALLPIIPKNGYGSKCISQLDVLMMTLNPGGKERSKQEFEDLATRVGFSGIKYECCVRNFWIMEFFK